The following are encoded in a window of Bacteroidia bacterium genomic DNA:
- a CDS encoding contact-dependent growth inhibition system immunity protein: MPTLSQLAGAIYYPELEYAPISVEDKKVNRLAIKPLEDFTNEDIRLLLERKLYLEYILQIALRALQQNLWIKAKFYEGDLLVAVCELLPEDIPPSLHKDWQEWLMNLKNFKLSEEYKRIPDNIIQRKITIALKKHGLI, translated from the coding sequence ATGCCAACTCTATCACAGCTAGCTGGAGCTATCTACTATCCCGAATTAGAATACGCCCCAATTAGCGTAGAAGACAAAAAGGTCAATAGATTGGCTATAAAGCCCTTAGAGGATTTTACCAATGAAGACATACGGCTACTACTGGAACGCAAACTATATCTTGAATACATTCTGCAAATAGCTTTGCGTGCTCTGCAACAAAACCTGTGGATAAAAGCTAAATTTTACGAAGGCGATTTACTTGTCGCAGTCTGTGAATTACTGCCCGAAGACATCCCTCCCTCTCTACACAAGGATTGGCAAGAATGGCTGATGAATTTAAAGAACTTCAAACTTTCGGAAGAATATAAACGTATCCCCGATAACATTATCCAAAGAAAAATCACCATTGCCCTCAAAAAACACGGCTTGATATAA